Within Mustela lutreola isolate mMusLut2 chromosome 10, mMusLut2.pri, whole genome shotgun sequence, the genomic segment CCGCAAACACAACTTATGTgagtgggctggggtggggatgtGGGGAATGGTGGGGTGCCCCTGGGCCTGCCTGGGTGGGATCCTGAGGGTGAGTGTCTGTTGTGTTGGCTGTAGGtggggagacagaagaggagaagatTCGTGCGGACATTTTGGAGAACCAAGCTATGGACACCTCCAATGAGCTGGCCAGGGTCTGCTATAGCCCTGACTTTGTGAGTCCCATCCCTGGGAGCTGGGATGGACAGGCTTTGGACAGGACACTGGACTCTTGTGTCCCCTCAACTTTGTATCTATTTGCCATTTGAACCCCGTGCAGCTACTTTTCCCCCAAGCCAATCCCTATACTGTCACTGCAGTGACAATGCATGGGATGAAACTCTGCCTCAGTTCTTGCTAATCTTAAGAAGAGTCCAACTGCTCCCCGTATTGGAGCCCAAATCTCTGGAAGCATTCCAGCTTGGTTGGAAATTCAGTTACTGTGCAGTTGCTTGTTCGCTCAGCACTGTCTTCTTGACAGCCCCGGGCCTGAGCACAACTGGCCAGCAAGCAGAGCAGGGAGATATGGCTTTgtacctccctctcctctgtctttcAAACTCCACACCTTTCCAGGGGCTGTTCAAGGGCCGCTCCTATCTGCCCCCCAGCAGGCAGAACTGGGGACTTGTTTCCCCAGGCCATTTCAACTGATCACTTCATTGCCTCTTGGAGATGAGTGGTGACAGATCTAGGGACAGCAAGGTGGGGTTCTCTGCCTTCCCACAGCCTCCCACAGGTGGGAGGTGGGACTTAGTAGGATCTGCTGAACACAGTTCGGAGAAATCATCGCCTGGGCAATGATGCCCCCTCCAGAGGGGGGCCAGAGCCGCTCACCTCTGGCAGCTGGGGGTCAGGCACAGCCCGGGGgacacctgtctctctgccatgGGAGTCTGAGTCTGAGGATGGTGACGGCTGTTCTGTGCCTCAGGAGAAACTGAAGCCTGGGTACCTGGAGGGCCTCCCTGACAAGATGAAGCTCTACTCACAGTTTCTGGGGACGAGGCCTTGGTTTGCTGGGGAGAAGGTAAGGGGAAGGctttgggggggtgggaagctaTGGTTTTCCCCAGGTTCAAGGTTAGGTGCTCattgttctttgcttttctttagcTCACTTATGTGGATTTCCTGGCTTATGACATCCTTGACCTGCACCGAATATTTGAGCCGAAGTCATTGGAAGCATTCCCGAACCTAAAGGAGTTCATGGCCCGAGTTGAGGTGATTCCCTGAGCCTCCTCACTGATGACAGGTCTTCCGTCCTCTCTTTTCTCTAATACTTTCCTACCTTACAGCGAAAACAAAGAATAAGTAGCACGTTAaagaagatttgtttatttatttggagagagataGAGGGGTACAGGGGGCTGAGCGAGAGGGATATTAAAGCCTCAAGCAGACCCTCCAGTGAAGCAGAGTCTGGACACCAAGCCTCCTGAGCTCCCAGATGCCCCACACCAAGTAGCATTTACTGAGGGTTTGCTTACACCAGGATCTGGGCTCACAGCTGACATAGAGTGTGTGAAGTGAAATCTTGATGGCATTCTTACACAGCAGATCTGTTACCTGCCGTACAGTACAGATTAGAGCATTGAGGCAGAAAGGAGAAGTCATGTGTCAGGGTCGCAGAGGCAGGGCCGGCTGTCCTGGGCTCCCCGGTAGTGACTGCTTGCTGTAGACACCAGAGAGCGGCTCTCCCTTTCCTGGACCAGTACACCATGGGTCCATTCAGGTCTGGGTCACAGAGATCAGGACCCTAGGGACGTAGCCAATGCTCAGGGTTGTGCGTGGAGCTGGCATTAGGAGAGCAGAGCTGTGGTAGGGATGACAGTACATAGAAGGGCACAGAAGGCATTTCCTAGGTATCCCCGGGAAGCTTTCAGCAGTCCGATCCCCGTTTGGGGATGCCCTGACATCCCCAGGAATGATGTTGGTCCTCGGCTGTGAGTGTCTAGGTGGGGCCCCTATGGAGGGAGTCTGTCTTGAGGCTTCTGTGCCGGGCCCCTTCCTTACTTCCCTGTGTTCATGCCCTTCTTTCCCATGAGCTGAGATCCTGGGTCAGGGATGGGGCAGGCCATTTCTTTCCAGTCCTGTTGGCCGATCAGATCTTATCCCGGGTGTGAGCCTCTGTGTCAGGCACAGTGGGGACGCCAGGCGACCCGGGCCTGGAACCACCATTCTGGGGCTCAGAGCACTCAGAGAACTCAAGGAACACCCAGCCATGTGTGGTGTGTGGGGCTGGGTGGGTGCTGAAGGAGCAGGGGCTGGACCTCAGCTGATGGCACTGGTCCCTTCGTTCCTCGTTGGAGGGCAGCGGACTGACTGTGCTTTGTGAGCGTTGTGGGGCCGGAGGCATTTGTCCAATGGGAGTTTCAGCCTGCAGTATGTTTGTCTTCTGCATTCCTCAGCAAGAGATGCGCTTTTTGGGCTGGTTCTTCTCTGGGTGACTGGCCTTGGGCTTGATGCCAAAGCTCCAGGAATAGctagcaggagggacagaggatggCTGTGGGCTACACTCTGTGGCCCCTGGGTCTAGGCAGTGCCAGGATCTTCAAACACTTTAGAATTCACTGGGCCCATGGTGTGCTGGGACGATGGTGCTCAGACACCCCTGAGAGCCACATGCCCCATTGGCTGCAACAGGACGGGGGACGAGGTAGTTGGTGCCCATGACATTGGGTTCAGTCAGGCCAGTCAGTTGGACCTTCACCTTTAAGAGGAGTAATTGAGAGTGTGGCCTGGCCTGACTTCATgctcccagcctctccccctACATACAGGTTTTGCTGAGTCACTGGGTGAGGTCCGGCCTCCCCTGCAGGCTGCATGGGCGTATTCTGAGGCCTCTGTTCTGCTGGGGTTCCCTGTGTGGCGAACCCTGAGAAGCCAGGAAGCTCCCTCTGCAACCGGGGGATGTCTGTGATCCGGAAGGGACAGGGTCTGCTGGAGGGTAGGGGAGGAAAGAGGCCAGCAGGAGGAGCCCAGCCCTGGCAAGAGAGCCAGCTGCCCTCCAGCCCTTCCCacctgggagcctgggagcctgAGGTGGCCGCTGAAGCCACCTGGGCCTCTGCTTTCCTTCTGCTGGATGGTGATAGTGGTACATGTCTTGTAGGGTGGTTGGTGGGGGTTCCACACCCATCATCGTGTCTGGGGGATTTAAGACTCCAGGTGGAGTCTTGTATTTTAGTCAGGTGTCCCATTAGTTACAGAGAACTAGAAGGGGTGACGTCCCAGAGCAGGGGACCGCAGGCAGACTGTGCTGTGTGTCATCGCTGACTTCACAAGGAAGCGTCCCAAACTTGGTGTACCTCAGTGGGGCTGCATGAATGCCGGTGAGGCAGCAGACCCTGACATTGGACCTTCTTTTTCCACCCTCAGGGCCTGAAGAAAATCTCTGCCTACATGAAGTCCAGCCGCTTCCTCCCACACCCGATATACTCAAAGCTTGCTGTGTGGGGCAGCAAGTAGGACTGAGTGAGGGTAGCTGCTGGCAAGAAGCAGTGCTGTGTTGTTGGGCCGTGCCCCGGAGCACAGCTGGACCACCCTGAATCCCTGGAACCAGCGATCTTGCTTCTTCCCCTCCTGTTCTTTCTGGTAACTCGCATTCAGCCTTATTGGGCCCCTTTACCTTCCCCAATGCAAATTTGTCTAGGGCCTTTAAAGGTGAGCAGCACCCCACCTTTCTTCAGCCGAGTGCCCTGCAGACATGATCCTTCCTGCACACTTTTCTTCCCTGAGTGCTGGTTCTGTGTGTGGAGTCCGACCGCATCCCTGGCCCTCGGGCTCTGCCTGAGTTCCCCAGGCATTGCCTGAAGACTGGGGTGCAGGCCTGGCTGAGAGGAAGGCTGGAGGGAAGAGACCACCTTTCTCATGGGTACAGCTCCTTGACCATTGTCACCATATTATGGCTTTAAGGGGCCTTCATCTGCCTATATATTTTGCTCATCTGAGGTCTATGAGTGTTCCTGGGAGGCCAGTATGGCAAGGAAACTGGGGGAACAGATCTGTTTGCACAAGGACTCCTCCCTGGATGTTCATGTTTAAGGCAGTCCATGGCGTGCTTCTAGACTCCACATTTGGCCGTGCCATCTGGCCGTGAGAACCAGAGTCAGTCCCAGTGTAGACCTCAAGAGCCGGCCTTTAATTGTAGGAACTGTGCGTACAACCTTCTCAGTCACGGTAgatgcatttgaaaaataaattcagttcttCGTGTCCCAGCTTGCCCCCAAGGCTCCAGAAGAATTACTATCCTGGCCCAGGACTCAGGGCTGCCTGACCCTGAACAATGGGCGGAGAGCTTGGAGGGGCTTGCTGTCTGACAGCCGGAGTTACGCCCTGCAGGCCCCAGACCCAGGCTGCCCAGTGCAGTCCCTGTCTTCCTGTCTGTCACCTGTCATCCTTCTGACCCTGATCTGCAGCCTGGGGCCTGCTGTGCCTGGCCCCAGGGTAAGACTGTCCTCTTGGAGACAGCCCTCTGCCAGTTGGTCTCCTTTCAGTTGCTGGCATTGCTGGGACAGTGTTTGTCCAATTGTGGTTTTCAACCCAGGATCAAGCTAGGGTTTCTTCCCCTTGGCACTTCCGACCTGTTGAGTGCAGAATTCTTCGTCAGTGCCATTGTGCTGTGCGAAGCCTGGAGTTTGCCAGCGTTCCCAACCCATACCCCGCTAGATGGCAGCAGCCTGCCCTGGTCGTGACAGTCAGCTATGTCTACAGACATTACCAAATGTCCCCCAAGGGGTGAAATCACCTTTGGTTGAACACAAGTCATTAGGGGATGGagactgtcattaaaaaaaaaataaataaataaaatcttaagacatCAGAGTGCTACAAGTAGTTAGGGTAGGTCTTCCTTGATGAAACTTGGATTTTGGCAAAGAATATATGTAGGTCCAGGAGTGGCTGGGTGGCCCagctagttaagcatctgtctgccttccgctcaggtcatgatctctggatcctgggattgagccccacctcttgGGCTCCTGattcagcggggtgcctgcttctccctctccctcttcctctccccctgctcatgctctctcactctctccgcACTGTCTCAAAtgtatgaataaaatcttaaaaaaaaaaaaaaaaaagaatatatgtaggTCTGTATGTCCTGGATAATGCTGTCAATGTGTTGTTTCTTAAGTATGGCTACATCAGACTTCTAGAAAAGGAGAGTAGTGTGAAAGAGTCCTGTGTACCCCAGACGTGAACTTTTCCACATGTGCTCTCCcgtccctctcctccctcctctgtcctTTCCTTAGTCAGTTCTGCAGGAGCACAAAGGCATTTGTACCCAAATCTTCATATTCTGTTCTCCAAGCTGTGGTCCCTAGTAGTAGAATTTAGGCGCCAAGTGACTGGGAGGCAGAGTCCGCCCCACCTGTGTCCTTTCCAAGTTAAGGTTCTCATGCCATACCTGAGTGCGGCTTATGACAAGCTCTGGAACCCATGTCCTTTGTGAAAGCTTGAAAAGTTCCTTAGAAAATTCCTGACAAACAAATGTCCTAtgggttattatttttcttcactagGTTCTTACTACATGATTcagagcttttctttcttttaacatgTTTGCTGTATTTGGGTTTGCTCCACGGTATCAGAGAATTAACTAAAGGTTTCACGAGCGGAATGATTTCTActtcagtgtttttcttctgGGTCTTGCTCTAAATGTTTCACCTCGAATACCATTCCTTTCCTAAATTTTGGAGGCCCTAGTTGTCTTTCCTTATACAAAATAAGATAAGCccatagaatattttctttctaagttCCAGTGTGACATCGTCTTGTAAATGGttctctttattctcttattttcagATTAAGTAGTATTCTTGCACCCTGGATTGCCTGAATTTACGTATAATattaatgacttaaaaatattacCATGATGTACGGTATTTTCACTGTACTTTTggcatttctgtctttttttttcttcggatttctttctttttcttccaaatttttatttaaattctagttagcttGGCATTTATTACTAATATGTAGTTATAAATCCTGAGGCTATTTTATGTAGGACTTCTGCTCCTTTACCTTGAGAGGACAAAATGTCAGCTGCGGAACCTGAAGGAATTGCAGAGCGCTGTTCAGAAGCCATACCAGAGACCAGACTTCCAAACTGGATGtgttcttaaaaatattcaaattttcaataatttaaatCAGTAGAGAACACATATATGTCCAGAAGACCTGACAACACTGAGACCGACTTTCTCCAGGCAACCACTGGCCACATTCCCTCCCTTCAAGCCACtctccagcttccctgctccccacTGCTCCCCGATGCCTTGCACCAGTGCCAGCATCCACTGCTCTGGTCCTTTGGGCCCTGTGCCCCTCAGTGagccctccttctcctccttctgcagAACTGTCCTCTTTCTTCGGAAGGGGCCTTGGGAGCTCTGGGCGCATCTCCCGTCTCCTCAGGGTCCTTCCCTGCCAGGTGTCGCCTCTTTTCCCCatattcttcctctctgcctctcagtgATCTGGGTGTTTCCACAGGAAATGTGCCCCATAGTTGAAGGCATCTTTCTTGGCACTTCCCTTGGGCCTTCTAATCGTTCATGGCCAGGATTGTCTTCTTCGACGTGCCTACCGGGTGACAGCATGGACGAGGGCCAGGGGACCAATGTCTGTTCTATTATTTCACATGTTCTCATCCTGCTTCTTGTTTAGCTTCAAAAATGTAATGTCTCAGTGGAATTTAGTGATGTTTGCTGTTCTAGGCTCAAGATGTAAAGAAGTCAAAGTGACAACTCCTTAATGTATTATGAAAACAGACCCACCTAGAGGCCAGCTCATGCTTAGGCACTTGGCCCCCATCTCCTCCCTGTGGCCAAACCTACCCAGAATTCACCTTGACCCCAAAGGCTACTTCCTGAGCCTGGACCCAGACCTGGAACACTGGGGATTGGCAGGGGTGAATTGTGGGGAGCACATGCAGCAGGGGCTGAGCTCTGCTGGGCTCAGGTGAcacccccacagctccccagcgTGGCACGGATGGACAGACCTCTGACTTCTGAGATTGAATAGTGATCAGCTGAAGCCTCTGTGTCCTCTTTCCCCACTGCACTGTCGATCACGGTGCTTGGAAATCCTTATGCCAAGACTGGGTTCACTCCTTGCTGTCCTAACATAGTGTTACCTATTTTAAGCTTCGGTAATGCATTTTTCTGTGCTTTAACTGTAAacccatttgttttttaaagttccctTCTTCCGTTTTCACACATCCCCGCAGCCTTGCTATACCCTTGGCCACGGGCCAAGTCTGTCCTACTCACCTAGTTTCAAATAGTCTCCTGCCTTTGGAGAAAGTTGGCCAGTAGGATATTGTCACAGATCACAGAAGAACCTGAGAGGCCGCCTGAACCTGCCTGAGCCACAGAAAAGCACATGTGGGTGGGAAGCCAGGGTCAGGCCAGAATGCGTGGACTAGAGGGCTGAGGGTCTGCTGGGGGCCAGTCAGACTGTGATCCTGTGGGGAAACCTCCACCCTCCTGCAGGCCACCCCCTCTGTCTGCCCTCTGTGGCAGGATGGGTGACTGGCCAGGCAGAGGATTCCCCTCCCTCTTTTAGTCACATTCTGTGTGTGACACCATCAGTTCCGTGTCACTGTCCTGGCCACGTGGGGACATCTTGCTGACTGGCAGGGCATTTCCGGGACTGCACCTCCTAACCCTGCCCTTGGCTGGGGTTTCCATTCACAACTTGGGTCCTAAGGGTCATTGATTCATTTCCACTTGAGCTCAGGGGTCTCAGCCAGGGGACTGAAGGACTGGGGCTCCCCAGGCCCTGAAGGAAACACTGAGACCAGGGTTCCATTTCTCTGGCCCTCGTCCTGGGCGGTAGTTCCCACCCACGGATGGTGTGTTCTCTGGGGCTTGTCCTGGGAGGAATTTTCAGACTGGCCTGAATTCCGGATTTGAGGGATATAGCTCTTTGGCCTTAACTTTGGCAGACTCCCGGAGCTGGCAGGATCTAGGCCGACCAAGGGCGAAGGGGAGAGATGTTTAGCGGGGAAGAGCAGacctgtggttttttttgtgtgtgtgtgacttaagCGCATCTCCAAGCGCCCTCTCCGGTTCCAGATCTAGAAAGAGAGCTCTGGATTGCGCGGTGAGCCAGGGGGCGGCGGGG encodes:
- the LOC131809368 gene encoding glutathione S-transferase Mu 1 isoform X1, producing the protein MAVILGYWDIRGLAHAIRLLLEYTDSPYEEKKYTMGDAPDYDRSQWLNEKFKLGLDFPNLPYLIDGAHKITQSNAILRYIARKHNLCGETEEEKIRADILENQAMDTSNELARVCYSPDFEKLKPGYLEGLPDKMKLYSQFLGTRPWFAGEKLTYVDFLAYDILDLHRIFEPKSLEAFPNLKEFMARVEGLKKISAYMKSSRFLPHPIYSKLAVWGSK
- the LOC131809368 gene encoding glutathione S-transferase Mu 1 isoform X2, whose protein sequence is MAVILGYWDIRGLAHAIRLLLEYTDSPYEEKKYTMGDAPDYDRSQWLNEKFKLGLDFPNLPYLIDGAHKITQSNAILRYIARKHNLCGETEEEKIRADILENQAMDTSNELARVCYSPDFEKLKPGYLEGLPDKMKLYSQFLGTRPWFAGEKLTYVDFLAYDILDLHRIFEPKSLEAFPNLKEFMARVEVIP
- the LOC131809368 gene encoding glutathione S-transferase Mu 1 isoform X3, producing MGDAPDYDRSQWLNEKFKLGLDFPNLPYLIDGAHKITQSNAILRYIARKHNLCGETEEEKIRADILENQAMDTSNELARVCYSPDFEKLKPGYLEGLPDKMKLYSQFLGTRPWFAGEKLTYVDFLAYDILDLHRIFEPKSLEAFPNLKEFMARVEGLKKISAYMKSSRFLPHPIYSKLAVWGSK